A window from Micromonospora terminaliae encodes these proteins:
- a CDS encoding pyridoxamine 5'-phosphate oxidase family protein translates to MTWWSDLVAAEPDFAARVRARFAVRKHGTMATLRRDGSPRISGTEFDFGDDGQLRLGSMAGALKALDLRRDPRVALHCPTEDAPEDDPASWAGDAKIAGRAHEEPAGEDGSHRFRVEVTEVVLTRVGDPPDHLVIESWHPDRGLRRRERR, encoded by the coding sequence ATGACGTGGTGGTCCGACCTGGTGGCAGCCGAACCCGACTTCGCCGCGCGGGTGCGCGCCCGTTTCGCCGTCCGCAAGCACGGCACGATGGCGACCCTGCGGCGGGACGGCTCGCCGCGGATCAGCGGCACGGAGTTCGACTTCGGCGACGACGGGCAGCTCCGCCTGGGCAGCATGGCCGGCGCGCTGAAGGCGCTCGACCTGCGCCGCGACCCGCGGGTGGCGCTGCACTGCCCGACCGAGGACGCTCCGGAGGACGACCCGGCCTCCTGGGCGGGCGACGCGAAGATCGCCGGCCGGGCGCACGAGGAGCCGGCCGGCGAGGACGGTTCGCACCGGTTCCGCGTCGAGGTGACCGAGGTGGTGCTGACGCGGGTCGGTGACCCGCCCGACCATCTGGTGATCGAGAGCTGGCACCCGGACCGTGGCCTGCGGCGGCGGGAGCGGCGCTGA
- a CDS encoding pentapeptide repeat-containing protein, protein MPEAVEDVTYRHEDWYAEELVDRHFVRCEFFHVDLTEAVSQGATFTECVFGNVALNASRHTDSAFTRCTFKRCNLFEAEFTGCKLVGSTFDQCDLRPLRVDGGDWSFVALPGADLRGVRITDARLREADLTGADLTGAVLTGLDLSGAQLHAAKLIRADLRGSDLSALDPTAVERAGAVVDAEQAVVLAQALGFEIR, encoded by the coding sequence ATGCCGGAAGCCGTCGAGGACGTCACCTACCGCCACGAGGACTGGTACGCCGAGGAGCTGGTCGACCGGCACTTCGTCCGGTGCGAGTTCTTCCACGTCGACCTCACCGAGGCGGTCAGCCAGGGCGCCACCTTCACCGAGTGTGTCTTCGGCAACGTGGCCCTCAACGCCTCCCGGCACACCGACTCGGCCTTCACCCGCTGCACCTTCAAGCGGTGCAACCTCTTCGAGGCCGAGTTCACCGGGTGCAAGCTGGTCGGCAGCACGTTCGACCAGTGCGACCTGCGCCCGCTGCGGGTCGACGGCGGCGACTGGTCCTTCGTCGCGCTGCCCGGCGCCGACCTGCGCGGCGTGCGCATCACCGACGCGCGCCTGCGCGAGGCCGACCTGACCGGCGCCGACCTGACCGGCGCGGTGCTCACCGGCCTCGACCTCTCCGGCGCCCAGCTGCACGCCGCCAAACTGATCCGCGCCGACCTGCGCGGCAGCGACCTGAGCGCGCTCGATCCGACGGCCGTGGAGCGGGCCGGCGCGGTCGTCGACGCCGAGCAGGCCGTCGTGCTCGCGCAGGCGCTGGGCTTCGAGATCCGCTGA
- a CDS encoding serine hydrolase domain-containing protein — translation MSVAVSTDPARIGFDPARLARIDEHFGRYVDDGRLAGWQIVVTRRGEIAHSSTYGLRDREAGAPVEPDTLWRIYSMTKPITSVAAMMLWEEGRLELNDPISRWLPEFADVRVYDRGSVLKPFTVPAVEPIRVWHLLTHTAGLTYGFAQVSVVDGLYRAAGFDLGVPAGADLAEATRGMARLPLLFQPGTSWNYGVSTDVLGRLVEVVSGQSLDAFFAERIFQPLGMTDTRWWVDEPEAKRLAALYMPHPATGQAVRADTVGRYALSAPDCLSGGGGLVSTAADYHRFTQFLLRGGELDGVRLLGPRTVRFMTRNHLPGNRDLGSFSPDGFAETILDGVGFGLGFAVVLDPVPSRVPSSVGEYYWGGLASTAFWVDPVEEVTALLFTQLMPSSTYPLRPQLRQLVYSALVD, via the coding sequence GTGAGCGTCGCAGTGAGCACCGACCCGGCCCGTATCGGCTTCGACCCCGCCCGGCTGGCGCGGATCGACGAGCACTTCGGCAGGTACGTCGACGACGGCCGGCTCGCCGGGTGGCAGATCGTGGTGACCCGCCGGGGCGAGATCGCCCACTCCTCGACGTACGGGCTGCGGGACCGGGAGGCCGGCGCGCCGGTCGAGCCGGACACCCTCTGGCGCATCTACTCGATGACCAAGCCGATCACCTCGGTCGCCGCCATGATGCTGTGGGAGGAGGGCCGGCTCGAGCTGAACGACCCGATCAGCCGCTGGCTGCCGGAGTTCGCCGACGTACGGGTCTACGACCGCGGTTCGGTGCTCAAGCCCTTCACGGTCCCGGCGGTCGAGCCGATCCGGGTCTGGCACCTGCTCACCCACACCGCCGGCCTGACCTACGGCTTCGCCCAGGTCAGCGTGGTCGACGGCCTCTACCGGGCGGCGGGCTTCGACCTGGGCGTGCCGGCCGGGGCGGACCTGGCCGAGGCGACCCGGGGCATGGCCCGCCTGCCGCTGCTCTTCCAGCCGGGCACGAGCTGGAACTACGGCGTCTCCACCGACGTGCTGGGCCGGCTCGTCGAGGTGGTCTCCGGGCAGTCGCTGGACGCGTTCTTCGCGGAGCGGATCTTCCAGCCGCTGGGCATGACCGACACCCGCTGGTGGGTCGACGAGCCGGAGGCGAAGCGCCTCGCCGCGCTCTACATGCCGCACCCGGCCACCGGCCAGGCGGTCCGCGCCGACACGGTCGGCCGGTACGCGCTGAGCGCGCCGGACTGCCTCTCCGGCGGCGGCGGGCTGGTCTCCACGGCCGCCGACTACCACCGGTTCACCCAGTTCCTGCTGCGCGGCGGCGAGCTGGACGGGGTCCGCCTGCTCGGTCCCCGCACCGTGCGCTTCATGACCCGCAACCACCTGCCCGGCAACCGGGACCTGGGCTCGTTCTCCCCGGACGGCTTCGCCGAGACCATCCTCGACGGGGTCGGCTTCGGGCTGGGCTTCGCCGTCGTGCTCGACCCGGTGCCGTCGCGGGTGCCGAGCAGCGTGGGCGAGTACTACTGGGGCGGCCTGGCCAGCACCGCCTTCTGGGTGGATCCGGTGGAGGAGGTCACGGCGCTGCTCTTCACCCAGCTCATGCCGTCGAGCACCTACCCGCTCCGCCCCCAGCTGCGCCAGCTCGTCTACTCGGCCCTGGTCGACTGA
- a CDS encoding NAD(P)-dependent oxidoreductase, translating to MSEIVVFGAGGTAGSRIAAEAVERGHRVTAAVRRPEATSYLPPGVRTVTGDATSARSVRELAGEADVFVVAIGGGERDLWRDAARTVVDTLRELPDPPRVIHVGGGATLLTPKGTRYLDEPDFPEEYRDSAEGQADALEIYRSSADGVTWTYVSPPPLEFHPGERTGHYRTGTDHPVTDAQGRSVLTYEDLAVAIVDEIENPRFGNARFTAAY from the coding sequence ATGAGCGAGATCGTCGTGTTCGGCGCCGGCGGCACCGCGGGCTCGCGGATCGCCGCCGAGGCGGTAGAGCGGGGGCACCGGGTCACGGCGGCGGTACGCCGCCCGGAGGCGACCAGCTACCTGCCGCCCGGGGTCCGCACGGTGACCGGTGACGCGACCTCGGCCCGGAGCGTACGGGAGCTGGCCGGGGAGGCCGACGTGTTCGTGGTGGCCATCGGCGGCGGCGAGCGGGACCTGTGGCGCGACGCGGCCCGGACCGTGGTCGACACGCTGCGCGAGCTGCCCGACCCGCCGCGGGTGATCCACGTGGGGGGCGGGGCGACGTTGCTGACCCCGAAGGGCACCCGGTACCTCGACGAGCCGGACTTCCCGGAGGAGTACCGGGACTCGGCCGAGGGCCAGGCCGACGCCCTGGAGATCTACCGCTCCTCGGCCGACGGGGTGACCTGGACGTACGTCTCACCGCCGCCGCTGGAGTTCCACCCGGGCGAGCGGACCGGCCACTACCGGACCGGCACCGACCACCCGGTCACCGACGCGCAGGGCCGGTCGGTGCTCACCTACGAGGACCTGGCCGTGGCGATCGTCGACGAGATCGAGAACCCGCGGTTCGGCAACGCGCGCTTCACGGCCGCGTACTGA